In Uranotaenia lowii strain MFRU-FL chromosome 2, ASM2978415v1, whole genome shotgun sequence, one genomic interval encodes:
- the LOC129749028 gene encoding uncharacterized protein LOC129749028 has translation MNRGVVLLLSCLLVGPSLGRPNVEPIYQRNPLEVTEELISTTNAIPTEKEQPASGTNVPSSSSSSVPVPVTQVTTPAPSAEGLKSQDHNSSPLFKRPDNVLKTKIGTSGYVVSTSTKILTSAGLHRGIGHGNEGKANERPTAFEENLTHTGVAEPISEEELHKELNKATERVQVRVPHTTTPTEGLSTWVLLSGSNMMTSTEPKKELETTTKRAFTTTTTRRPATTQARKPITTARKRATTRPTPVVSDEKKEKINKLMTRIKVAPSQDASKPKPEEQKVDLFPKKAKKPFPLTTVATTTTTSTTTTTEVPSTDMEQSTVNSEELTPEDGAIETSTFLIMEPKDAMFDLPQDRSPSKTPKKKPTRKPAAGAAGATKKKTAIKKKKEDKDSGLIKPNEKKPPAKNKPGTGSQIMNYLSREVMPTVGMGLVGLVITAGLASYFLGTPLTAALRRSDETNRKDDIYYSNFEDYAGPDGQNEEEVFGKLIAGMPDRSYYRNNIRRRISQPVRTGHQYYHAQSYSANKYPQINYRNRPVYGGNPEMYTAVNRNVQAKSHNEFFYNTPPSFFPKSSSTSYVTPESTVFTTSTTTATPLTSAEPNDSASMMMEDISENEHELLPNPAAYTAEHSPEHHAQYVVGVYPDSSVIGGGYPDNSMLDIITSAPVPEHGPRRRKREIISVVSEENDSANEIDHDDYLKYDISETSASPTTVGPDSNESSTSDSEKNDSNPTTTITTTTERPVSWSELVRNTVELKLVMGIDLLQRVTSQFQKYLHGVQTRVEDHFNRTVVHQ, from the exons ATGAACCGCGGCGTGGTTTTGCTTTTGAGCTGCTTGCTGGTAGGTCCAAGTTTGGGTCGCCCAAATGTGGAACCGATCTACCAGCGCAACCCCCTAGAGGTGACGGAAGAACTGATCTCGACTACTAATGCGATACCGACGGAAAAGGAACAACCGGCAAGTGGGACGAATGTCCCAtcctcatcatcatcgtcggTTCCGGTGCCGGTGACGCAAGTGACGACTCCAGCTCCATCCGCTGAAGGTCTTAAATCACAGGATCACAATAGCAG CCCACTGTTCAAGCGACCGGATAATGTCCTGAAGACTAAAATCGGTACCTCTGGATATGTGGTATCGACGAGTACCAAGATTTTGACCAGTGCTGGACTGCATCGAGGAATTGGACACGGAAACGAGGGCAAAGCCAACGAACGGCCCACAGCGTTCGAGGAAAACCTGACACATACGGGCGTAGCCGAGCCCATTTCCGAGGAAGAGCTGCACAAGGAGCTAAACAAAGCCACGGAACGGGTTCAGGTTCGTGTACCGCATACGACCACACCAACGGAAGGTCTATCGACATGGGTCCTGTTGAGTGGAAGCAACATGATGACTTCGACCGAACCGAAAAAAGAATTGGAAACGACCACCAAGCGTGCTTTCACGACTACCACCACGAGACGTCCTGCAACGACCCAGGCTCGTAAACCAATTACAACTGCACGGAAACGTGCTACAACCCGACCGACACCAGTAGTTTCCGATGAAAAGAAGGAGAAGATCAACAAACTGATGACTCGTATCAAGGTTGCTCCCTCTCAGGATGCTAGTAAACCGAAGCCCGAGGAACAAAAGGTTGATCTATTCCCCAAGAAAGCAAAGAAGCCGTTCCCTCTGACAACGGTTGCGACAACAACAACGACTAGCACGACCACCACTACGGAGGTTCCTTCCACTGACATGGAACAATCGACCGTGAACTCGGAAGAGCTGACACCCGAAGACGGAGCGATTGAAACTTCCACCTTCCTGATCATGGAGCCCAAAGACGCCATGTTTGATCTGCCACAAGATCGGTCTCCTTCCAAAACTCCCAAGAAAAAACCAACGCGTAAACCAGCTGCGGGAGCTGCAGGTGCTACTAAGAAGAAGACTGCCATCAAGAAGAAAAAGGAAGACAAGGATAGTGGACTGATCAAGCCGAACGAAAAGAAACCACCAGCCAAGAACAAGCCAGGAACAGGTTCTCAGATCATGAACTACCTGTCGCGAGAAGTGATGCCAACCGTTGGAATGGGATTGGTTGGGTTGGTTATAACGGCTGGATTGGCTTCCTACTTCCTAGGAACTCCTCTGACGGCGGCCCTTAGAAGATCGGATGAAACAAACAGGAAGGACGACATCTACTATTCAAACTTTGAGGACTACGCTGGCCCCGATGGTCAAAACGAGGAAGAAGTGTTTGGTAAACTGATTGCAGGAATGCCCGATCGATCGTACTATCGTAACAACATCCGTCGACGAATTAGCCAACCGGTTCGCACAGGTCATCAGTATTACCACGCTCAAAGTTACTCGGCTAACAAATATCCACAGATCAACTACAGGAATCGACCAGTGTACGGAGGAAACCCTGAGATGTACACCGCAGTCAACAGAAATGTCCAAGCGAAGTCGCATAACGAGTTCTTCTACAATACGCCACCAAGTTTCTTCCCCAAGTCAAGCTCTACATCCTATGTAACTCCGGAAAGTACTGTTTTTACAACTTCAACCACGACTGCTACTCCACTGACCAGTGCTGAGCCGAATGATTCCGCCAGTATGATGATGGAAGATATCTCGGAAAACGAACACGAACTTCTGCCGAATCCAGCAGCTTACACTGCCGAACATAGTCCAGAACATCACGCACAGTACGTTGTTGGGGTGTACCCGGATAGTTCGGTTATTGGAGGCGGATACCCGGATAACTCCATGCTCGATATCATCACTTCGGCACCGGTGCCTGAGCATGGTCCTCGTCGTCGGAAGCGTGAGATCATTAGCGTTGTTAGTGAGGAAAATGATTCGGCCAACGAAATCGACCACGATGACTATTTGAAGTATGACATCTCCGAGACCTCTGCTTCGCCAACCACCGTTGGTCCAGATTCGAACGAGAGTTCAACTTCGGACTCCGAAAAAAACGATTCCAATCCAAccacaacaataacaacaactaCCGAACGTCCAGTGAGTTGGTCCGAGCTGGTGCGTAATACTGTCGAACTGAAGCTGGTCATGGGTATTGATCTGCTGCAGCGAGTGACTTCGCAGTTCCAGAAATATCTGCATGGTGTCCAAACCCGTGTAGAGGACCATTTCAACCGTACTGTTGTCCACCAATGA